GCCCAGTGAACATGTGTCAATTGGAGTAAAGAACCACAGCGGGAGGCAGTCAATCCTAAATGGTATGTCAGGGAGCACTTTGGGGTCAAAGCGCCAGGTCCGTTAGCTTTGCTGAGTTCGGTTActcaaatataaaaagaaaatgccaggACCAACCTCACTGAGAATTAAAGTGCATTGGCTGTCTGGCAGGCTAAGTGGGTTGAGGAGATGGTAGCTCTAGGGCCCCTAACCCTCATGTGATTCACTCTGGCAGGTGGCATGATGAGTAACATCAGGGCTgagaaaatgatttgaaaatagtAATCAATGTCTCCTGAAACTGTCTTCTTCCTTTTAATTCCCCTCCCGCTTCCAGCCCACCGAAATCATTACCACCCCCTCCAATGtcacaccccagaaaagcttcTGTTGGGGTAGCAGCTTTGGGGTAACCTCTGCCCCTGAAGTCATAGTGAATGTCCCCTCTGCAGAGAGAACACAACTTCTGCCTCTTGAAGGCAATGTGATGCATATTCATGCCGAATCAGCCAGCCTGGACAGTGACAAACGACACAGGCAGGGACAGctccttccatctttttttttttttttcttttatcggAGTTGGGGGATCACAGCCCTTGTACCAAAACCCAAATCTCATTACTTGCAGAGGATTGGTGTCTTCTTAGCGGGGCAGGGAGGAGCTAGGTGTAAGATGCTTACTTGCACAGGATGGTTAAAATAGAAGGAATCTTATTTTCCTCCAAATTGGTACATGATTCCTCTGGATGCCCTCATGTCTCCTCATTCAACTGTGCCCACCATGTTGGATGTCAGTCTTGGGGGTACAAGGGATGGCAGGAGAGGCCTCTGAGAGACCCAGGTCCTGGAGCAGCTTGCACCCCAGCTGAGGTCTTGGGGGCTAGGCTGTCCTCACCAGGCTCCCCTCTTGTCCCCCTCTCGGGTATGGCCTGTGAGGGAAGTATCCCTGCTGAGTCTGAAAAGCAATGTGTCACCTTCGCAGCTTCCGGCACctaaggagggaagaagggagtcTGTTCACTGTAGCTGCACCCAAGCTCCTCTGGTTTACCCTCTTACTACCTTCTGTGAACCCCATTCTCTCCTAAGAATCCTAATAAGCCCCACCTGACTTGAAAACACCCTGTCCTGTGGCCTTGGTGTGGAGTAGAGGGGTGAGAAACGCCTCGGGTAGGGGTGGTAAACTGGATTCCACACATCCCCTGGACTCTCAGAGCCCATAAAGTGGGATCAGTGTCTGTCTTAAAGGCTTCTGGGAAGGTTCACAGCTTTGCAAATTAGGACACTGTCTCCCTCATTCTACATCTACAGTCAGATGGCACCTCCTCCAGGGTACCTTCTCTGACCTCTTGCAGGAGTGGTCAGACGTCCCCCATGCAGCGTGCGCCATCTGCGGCCGGCATCATTTGCCCTCGGATCCCCCTCCCGCACCAGAATGCGATCCCTCTTACACTGTCCTAGTGCCAGCAGGCGCctggtaaatatttgttcaacACATTCAACAACTTCCCATTCCCCTGGCTGCTTTCCCACTGGCAGGTTTGCCCTGAACTTGCTCCAGGGCAAAGCCTTGATGCCTCCCCAACACCCATTCGCAAACCCCTCACCTGCACGTGTCTGGGTTGAGCTCTAAGCCCCGCCCTTGGCAACGGAGGAAGCTGCGGCGTCGGCAGCGGCAGCGGCAGGTCCGGGGGTCAGGGCGCTGGCGGCGCTGGGAGCAGCGTGGGCAGAGGGGCCTGAGGCTGGAGTGGGATGGGTGATGTCAACTGGGGAGGGTGCTCCGGGGACGGAGTCCCAGCCCGGAACAGAGCGGGGCTGGGGGCGGTGGTGGGGAGTGGAAGCCCTAGGAGGAGAAGCAACATGTCCAGGGTGGGAAGGCAGCGTCTTCCCGGGAGCTGGGGTTGGGTCAGACCACAGTGGATTCGGGGaacagagggaagaagggaaaagggagatGGATGGGAGGAGAAAAAGGGGAGGGGACCACAGGTTCCTGAAACATTCATatacccctgccctgcccccatgGGACatcctgggggctggggctgagcTCCAACCCCACCTTAGTGGGAGCCAAGACGCTTACCTGTCTGGCTTCGcagcattctcttttttttttggtctgaaaattTAAGAGAGACGGACAcacagaaagagagggaggatCAGGAAATCCAagcatcccactctcttctcccAGATCCCAGGCCTACCCCTGGCTCTACTCCCAGAAACCTGGTTTCCACCCCCAGGTGCCATCACACCCAGCACCCCAAGCCTGGTCTTTGTGAGTGCAGAAGCTGGGCCTGGCTGGCACCTGCATTCACACTGATTGTGCTCTTCCAGCGACATCTCCCCCAGCTGACTGCTCGGGTACCGGATCATGAGGATCTGTGCTCAGGAGGACAGGAAGACAAGATGGTGAGACAAAGAGGACCTTGGCTGCCAACACACCAACCTTCTAGGCCCCCAGTCTTAACCCCAGAGTGCTGGCATTCCCCCCCCTCCTGCACCGAGGGTGCATTCCCGGGGCCCCAGTACCTGCATTCGGACTTGGTGCTGCCCAGTGGGCACACACTCCAGGCCGTCGTCAGGGCAGCAGCCACCACAGCGGTGCACGGTCACACAGCTGGGCACCAGCTGCTTGGCCACTGTGCCCATGAGCTCCACGGTCAAGGGCACAACCACCTCCCGCGGCTGGCAGGTGGCGCGGGCATACACGTCTATCCATGACACCACTGGGGGCAGACCGGGCGGGAGGGGTTAAGTTTCCACTGGGTTTCCTGCAGCTGCTCCCTGGTTCCCCTACTCTCCCCTCCCAGCAGCTGTTCTCCCTAGTCCCATGTCACCACCATCCTCTCCCTGTCTTCTGTCCTCCCTGCCCTGCTGATGCAGACCCCAGGAATCCCACTGCCTTGCCTCAATTCCCCCTTCTGTGAAATGGGCAGAGTAACAGTTTGCATCTCATAAGTGAGTTGTGATTACACAGTATGATGGGATAATGAAACCCGGAGCCCGGGCAGGTGGCAGACCCTCAGTGTTGGCAGTTACTATTACTGCCATCACTGTTACCTTTCTTCTGGTGGCTGGGGATCTCAGGCTGGCCATCAGGAGCCTGTGGGAGAGGAGAGACCAGAGGTGAGAGGGGAATACCTCCCTGAACCTGGAGCACCCTCTAGGACAGGCTGTCCAGGGTGCTGTTCCAGGGCTGCCCTTGTGCTCAGGAGGCTTCACCTCTCTGATGTCTTCCCAGATTGATCTGTTCCTGGGGCCACTGCTCTAGCCTTACCTGTCCTCTACCGGCCACCTGGGACCTGTCCTGGCCCATGACCCGCCTGGGGAGCTCTGCAGGCAAGCCTCGAGGAATCTCCAAGCCTCGAGGCTGGGCTTGTTCTGGAGGCCGCAGGTTGGGAGGGGGCACCGTGGGCGCCAAACCGGGTCCTGCGGGCACAGAGGTGGCCCCGCCTCCGGCTGCGCCCTAGGGACGGGGTGGGActgggtggggctgggtggggcgAGGGAGTGGCCCCATGGCTGGGCGGACGGGTAGGCGGGGAGGGGCCCCTCCGGGAGATGCCCGGACCGAGCCCCCGCGATGCCCGGCTCCTTGGCTGGGCCCCGCGGGTCCCCTCGGCCGAGGGCGCGCCGCGCCTCCCCACTTCCGCCAACCTTGAGAGAGGGCACGGCGCGAGGGCGGGATGGCGGGGACGGTCGTACCTGGGCGGGAGCCAGCTGCAGGAGCGCGGCGAGCAGCAGGCGTCGGAGCAGGGGGCTCATGGTGCCCGCGGGGGCCGCGCGCCGAGGGCGCCCGCATCGTCCTAGCCCGGCGGCGCCGGGGGCGGTGGCAGCCAAAGCCCCATGGCGCGGGTCCGGGCGCGGCGGGCGGGGGCCGGGCGCGGGGGGCGGCTCCTCCGCGGCCCCCTCCCGAGCCCTGGGTGCAGGCAGCGCAGCGCAGCGCAGCGGCGGCGGCCGGAGGAGCCGGGCGGGCGGGCGGCCGGCGGCGGCGGGAGGCAGCGGGAACGGCGGGGGCAGCGGGGGGCCGGGCCCGGGCTGGCGGGCGGGCGGCTCATGTGACCCAGACACGCGTTCCCCACCGGgccgcggggcgggggcggggcgggggctgcGGGGAAGTGGGGGGGGGAGGCCGCTGGCGGGGACCGCCCCCTCCATACACCCCCCCACCTCCCGCCGCGGCCGGGGAAAGGGGACGCACCGCCCAGGGGGCCGGACTCCCGTCCCGGGTTGCGGCCTCCAGAACCCGGAGGGCGGAGCGCTGCTCCCATGGTGAGGCCCTGGGTGGGGGGCACCGGGCCTGAAGGAGGGAGTCAGACGGGCGCTCTAAAAATCACTTTATTGCACgcgtttgggggtgggggtgggctccGGGAGTGGAGCCAGAGGAGGACACACGACAGGCGCCATCCGGGCGAGCCCCTCAGGGGCTGGCGCCTGGGGACACGATCCCGGGGTCTTGAGGAGGCCGGGGAGGCGGCGTTGGCGACTGCTGCCGCCTCTGCTGTCGCTCCTGCTGGAGCTTTGCTCTTTTGGCTCTGGCGGAGAGAGCAGTTGGGTGGTTGGGGAAGCCATCCCGCAGGACCGTGCCAGGACAGTAAGGTGGGGGCAGGAAAGAACAGGGACAGACCTGGCCTGGGCCCGCGAGTCATTGTAGATGGCTGTGATGACCCGGTCCTTTTCATCCATGAAGTTTCGGTGCATCTGCTCCAGCTTCCTGCAAGGGGACTGTTATTAACCCTGGGCTCCCCATCCCTGGTGCCCCCCAAGTCCTGCCCTCCCTGCTTCCCCAGGACTTCAAAGTTTTACACCTATGGGTACTGCAGCCTAACTTTGCCTGTGATAGGTGGAGAGAGGGGCAGAGTGGGCCAGGGTTTGTCGAGGGTCGAGCGGCAACCACATCCCTAGCTGTGACATTGAAGGTGCTGACAGTGACACTGGACATCAGGGTGCTGCATTAGAAGACTGGAAAGGGTTGTGCATCTAACCCCATCTCTGAACTGGGCAGGCTGCTAGCAGCGGGCACTGGGCCTTATATATCTTTGCTTTAGAAAATCACTGCCTGGCACGCCTGGAAGGGAGAGTGGTAGGGAGACTCCCGGGTGAGTGAGGACAGTTGCTGGCAAGACCATATTTAAAAGGCATTTGCTTGTTGTTGATGATTTCTTTGGCTCCAGTGCTTCCTGGCAGCTGGCGCCAAAGGTTTAcgttcaaataaagaaaaactagaaGTGACAGCATTAGCTATGAGCACCCATGCCTCTGCCAAGTGCTGCAAAGGCTGGACTGCATGCAATTTTCAGCTTGAAGAATACAAAGGTGGGAGCCACAGGGGCTCCCCATGCtagcttctctctccctcctgccctcTGCCCATCCTCCCAGGGAGAGCAGGGACACACCTGAAGGCGGCGTAGTGCAGGCCCATGCCTGCCAGCATCAGCAGGAGGCAGTACCCCAGCACCCGCTGGTTGTGTTTGTGCTGCTGCTGTCTCGACTCAGGCCCCTGCGGCCTCACGCCATGGAACTGGGCCCAGTAGTGTGCGTTGGGAGGCTCCCAGGAGCTGCTGGGAGGGAGCAAGAAGAATAATGTGGGGATGAGGTCTCcctgggggggggaggggggcaagcTGGGGGCGGGACTGCTGTACCTGTGTGTGTGGCTGGCTGGCCTAGGGTGGGCTGTGGTTCCTGGAGACTTCGGGGGGCTTGCCCAACGGAGCTGGTGGTCGTAGCTGTGGCGGCTTTGCTCGCGACTGAGGACCCGGTATGCTTCATTGAGCTCCACAAAGCGGCTGTGCAGGGCCGGGTTCCTGGGGTCTCGGTCAGGGTGCAGCTGGGGTAGGGCAGGGCTACCCTCATTTCCCTTGCCATGCTCACAATGTCCACCCACAAGGGCTCAAATCACTCCCAGAGGCCCTGGCTGGTCGGTGACCTTTTTATTCAGGTCCGCCTACCCTTCTGGAAGGCCAGAGGGTCAGGAAGCTCAGACGCCTGCCCCCTGCCCTTGTTCAAGCCCTCCCTGCCTGCTAGGTCTCCTCCAATACCCTCTCTCACTGTGTGCTCTGCTCTAGGCCTTCTCAATCAAGAGCAGACAAGCAGGTCAAGAGAACCTAGCCCAACCCAGGCAGGACCCCCGGCTCCTGCCCAAGCCTTTCCTCCTGCCTGGCCCAGGACTCTCTATTCTTAAGGCACCTCCCACTCCGTATCTTGCAGGTTGAGGGAATGTGGCACCAGCTCAGCTCTATCTCAGTCTCACTGCTGGGAACTCCAATCCACTACATCTGGCTCAGATTCCCCTGGCCCCACATAGAGCGACTGGTACCTCTTTGGACTTGGTGAAGAAAGCTCGTTTCACTTCTTCAGCGCTGGCTCCAGGATGTACCCCCAGCAGCTCATAGTAGTTAGTGGGGCCAGACCTGTGGAGAGAGGCCCTAACCTGCAGGAGCTGAGGGAACCCAGGGGATATTCCTCTCCCCATTCTACCCCACCTCTTTGGGCCACACTCTTCGACTCAGTAGCCAGGAGCTGTAGGGGCTGAGGAAGGCACCCAGGCAGAGCTATCCCCAAAACACGCCTCCTTTTTAAGATGTCAGGCATGGTGCAGATCAACACTTCTCAGTCTGTGGTTCTCTGACCCCTTGCATCAGAAACATCTGAAAAGCTTGTTAAAGGAACTGATTCCTGAGCTCCACCTCGTTCCTCCAGACCAGAATATCCAGGTCAGGCCTTAGGTGCCTGCATTTTTGCAGCTCTCCCCCTTCCCCAGGTGGGTTATGCAGTGACGTTTGACAACCACTAGTGTTGGGGAAAGCGTACTGGGTTTGAACGACACCGGGGCTCGAATTCCAGGTCTGCCACTGAACTTGCTGGATGTCTTTGGGGTCATCCCTTAATCACAGAAGGTGAGGGTTACCTGAGACCAAGCCCGTAAGGCACCTGGCTCAGGGGAGAGAGACCACAACTAACTCAGCACAGAAGGCAGGGACTAGAGCTCAGCAGGTCCTCCACGAACACCCAGCGAACGACCGGGCCCGGGCCCCCGACGCCCGACTCACCGCTGCCCGGCAGCCTCTCCGAGGAGCCGGGAGGGAGGGCCGCGGGGCCACAGCCGGCACAGGTGCAGGGGCCGCAGGGGCGGCATGGCGGCGGGCGGGCAGCTGGGGGAATGGAGACCGCAAAGAGGTGTGCATTGGGACCGGAATGGGGCGAGACAGCAGGCACCCCGGGGGCAGAGGGAAGAGATCTTGCGAAAGAAGGCTGAGGGCCTCCTTGCTCCGGGGCCCTTCCCCTCGCTGGTCCTTTGGTGTCCCGACCACCAGCTCCGGACGCCGCTGAGACCCACCCACCCCTGCTACTCGCCCAGggagtttgggggtgggggcgggcaaGGGAGGAGTCGCAGCTaagccccgcccctgccccactCACGGACTCCACGGCCACCGCCATTTCCTGCGCTTATTCGGAGGCCCCGCCCCTACGCCCTCATTGGTTTAGACGCCAGGGCCACGCCCACCGGCCGGAAGGAGTAGGTGTGCGGGGAAGGCCCCGTCCCTGCACGCCCATTGGCCCTTGATGCCTCGGCCCCGCCTGCGAGGCCGCGGCCCCCGGACGTGCTGACAGGCGCGGGCCGGCCTGGTGGGAAGCGGGCGGGGCCCAGCCTGGGTCCAGCCGACGCGGCTCCGCGGTGACCCAGCAGTGGGGCCCGGGGCCTGAAGAAGCGGACACAGCCCTCGGCCTCAGCTTGCAGCGGGGCTGggtttgtttgtgtgttgttgtttttttcccccaagtcaTTTGCCCTGTCTCGCTCAGTCACTCCCAGTGGGCGCCTGTATCTCGTGGAAGTTGCAGACACCAACAGAATCCAAGAATAAAGTCCTTTATTGTCTTCAGAGCCGTGGTGACTGGGCTGGGGATCGTGGGGCGACTGAGGCAGGTCCTCCCTGGACCCGGTTGTAGAGGAGGACCGCGCCTTTGGCTGAGGGGCAGAGTTCGGCCCAGCCCTGGGTCTCCTGCAGCCTCCACAGGCTCTGTGGGGGAGAAAGTGGTGAAGGCCACTGGGCAGGCAGGGAGACCCAGACATCCAGCCCTCACCTCTGCCTGAGCTGCAGAGCTCTCGGGAATGCACCCTCCAGAGGAAGACATGTCAGGGGCTGGAGCAGGTGAGCTCGCCCTCACCCTTGGCCAAAGGCATTCCCAAGTGGAAGCCTTGAGGCTTCGGAGGAAAGCTCCGTGAGATCTGGGGGACTCAGTCTAGCCCAGGCAAAACGCAGCCGACCCGCACCTCTGTCTCCACAAAGATGATGTCTGTGGACTCGTGGGCCTCGGGTCCCCCATTCAAGTAGTGCTTTCTCACCTGCTCGGAAGTCAGACTGCACCTGGGAAAGGACATATGGGTGTCTCAGCCCTGCCCCACAGCCACCTACCCCAGGACCCAGCATCCTGTCCCCCAGAGCCCACTCACTGTATGAAGAACTCGGCACTGGCCCGGCCGGCACTGGTCTCGTTGCAAGCAATGCCCAACAGCAGGGGCCGGCTCAGGGTGGGCAGCGGCAGGTTTACCTGGGGCCAGGGGTCCCACTTGTCAGTTtccaccccaaccccccacccccagaaagaAGACAGCCCCTTACCTTTGTGCAGCATTTTACAGTTTATAGATCAAGTGCCCAGTATGGTATTATTCATTTTACAGACGGGAAAATCAAGATCAGAAAGACTGAACAATTTGCGTGGGGTCACCCAAGGAAAGTGGATTTAGTAACTAGGACTCCCATTTACTCTTCTTTCACAAACCTAAGGTCCCAGTCCAAGTGTGCTCAGCAGCAGAGCCAAGTTCTTCCTTTGATGCCAGCCAAATGCCTGCAGACCCACCCCCCGGCCCGGATCTGTGGAATTCTGACATGTTCTACCCTCTCCCTTCATGCCCACCTCCCTGCCTGGGCTGCCTCTCACTCACCTCATCACAGATCTCCTGCAGGACACTGGAGAAGAGCTCCTGTACCACCAGCTCCCCGGGGAGGTTGTCATGCCTGGGTCTGTCACCAGCGCACAGGGCCTGTGAGAGGTCAGGCTCAGACCCTGCTCCCCACCTTTTACCAGCCTGTCCTGCCAGTATTCACTGGCCCTGAGGGCCTGGGGTGACATGGTGTAAGTCTTGGTGATTCCCCTGCCCCGGGCCCTCTTTTCCAGATGGACAACCAGAGGCTTAGGTACAAAGGGGACTCACAGGGCCAGGGGTGTGTGAAGTAGGGTATCTGCTTCCTCTACCCCCACAATCCCCCATTCTCCAGCTTCTCACAGGGCTGAGGCAGGGGTCAGTGGGGAGGCTGAGGGGCTGCCCTGAGCAGAAGTATACCAGGCCAGCCCAGCATGTACCTCTTTCCAAACAGCCAGGACAGGCTTTACTGCCACATTAAGGAATGCAGAAACCAAAGCTGGGAGGGCTTGGAGCTCCAGATCTCTGGAGCTGTCCAGGTCTTTGTGCCCAGCTGAGTGCTCACCTGAGGCTCAGGATGCCCCCCAGGCACGTCCACCAACCCAGGAGCCTCCGCCACCTGCCGAGAGCGGCGCAGGAAGACGAGGAAGCCATCTGCAGTGGCCAATGCAGCACCCACCCCTAGCGGGTCCGCCAGGTAGGCTTGCCTGTCACCCCAATCGGCAGCCCCCTGCTGTCGCAGCCAAGCAGCCGAATTGGCCCAGTTCGTGCCCAGGAATTCTCGGTAGGAAGTGAGGCCCAGGCACAGGAGGAGCTGTGGGCCTGGAGAATCAATGGGTGCCAGGGTGGCAGAGTGCAGACGGAATTTGGGGGCGTCGAAGAGCCAGGGCTGGGCCTGGAGCCGGGCCTCCCAGATGGCAGCGATGTCCTTGTCCCCTCCTGGCAGTGGGTGACGGTCAAAGGCTGGGCTCAGCTCTGCCCGCACCTGCTCCTCAGGAAGCCCACCCTGGGGGCACTGCAGCAGCAGGGACACCTCGGGGTCCATGGTCTGAGCAGGGCGGCTCTGGGGGAGGACACAGCCGGTCCTGTTACCTCCAGGGTCTCCTGGCCACCCCTGGGCCCGGCAGCAGGCCCCCTCTGCCCCAGTCTTCCTGAGGGAATCCCCAGCCCCTTGACCACTGCTTGGGCAGTAAGGTGTCCTGCCATCCTCGCCAGGTCCCAGCTGGATACCTGGGCAGgcttccctggaactctggggcACCCCTACAACCCTGGGGTCCTGGGTCCAGTCACCCCCAAATACCCAGGTCCCCCAAACCCAGGGGTCCTGCCTCCAAGCCCTGACGCGCTGACAGCCCTCCCGGGTCCGGAAGCGTCGGCCTTCTCCCGGCGCTCACGCGCAGGCGCAGGCGCGGCCCACAGTCCCCGCCCCCTTCCGGAACGGAAGTGCCCGCCCCCTACTTCTGCGGCCTCTCATTGGCCCGACCTGGAGCTCCAGGCCCCTGCTGGGGGCGGCCGCCTGACCCCCTGCAGACCGTGCGCCTGTAGGTCTTGATTCCGTCTCGCTGATGTTTGTGCGTCTGTCTGTCCTAGGCCGGCCTTGACGCCTCCGCCCTGCCAGGCCCGACGCCAGCCTTCCCTCCCCACGCCGCTCGGGCTTCGGAGTCGCCAGCCCGGAGCGCGGGGACTTGGCTTCCGTGGGCCCCGAGGCTGGCGTACAGTGTGATTTTAGGCAAGTCTTGCCTTCGgcacctcagtttccctgtctggaGACGGGATAGAGGTGGGGTGCTGGGAAGTAAATTTAATGAGCTGAATGTTCCCTTTAGCCCTAGCTGTCTCATCCTGGGGTTTTGTGACTTTTGAGCAAGGGGGGCACGTGGGAGAGAGTCCTCAAAGCAGCTCTCACATGTCACTGCTCTCCACAGGCCTTGGCCATGAACTCTGGTGGAGGGAGGCAAGAAGCAGCAGAACACAGGGGGAGAAGGGCTTCCAGGCCCCGAGAACAGGTGTGTGCCTCCCGTATCTGGCCCCAATGGTGGGAAGGTAGGGGAGAAGGGCTCTGAGCCCTGGCTTCCTGGGAAATGCAGGTAGAGTGGGGTGGTCCTACTGATGGGGACATGCTCTTCCCAGACACCACAGAGACTCGTCTCCCTCTTCAACAGGTCACTCAGGGTTCAGGGTGCAGCAGGGCAAGGTTACTGTGGGACTGAGGGCCAGCCCTGGGCTTTTTCAGGACCCAGATGTGCGACTGTCCAAGGCTCTATCCTATGCCCTGCGCCACGGGGCCCTGAAGCTGGGGCTTCCCATGGGGGCAGGTAAGTGAGGATGTTGAAGGCCTGGGCAGGGAGGAGTGGCTGGGCCCGTGGAGCATTGTGAGCCTGTGACTCCCCTCCCCCGTGTCTCCCCAACACTACCTTTAGGGAAGGCACAGCAGGGCAAATCCTCCCCATGTCCTCAGAACCCAAATCAAGTCTGGGCTAACTGGGAGAGGAGCCCCGTCTGGGCCAGGCTGGTTGATGCCCCCTCCAGCCAAGTGGCCCAATAAACAGTTTTCCCAAGACTGGACACTGGGAGGTGTTGGGACCGTGGGCCAGATACTGGATTAATCATTTTATCTTCATGACTAGCCTCCATGAGGCAGGTTCATGTCCCCATATAAGTCGAACAAACTGAGGTCCAGAAAGAgagactttcccaaggtcacacatccTAGGACAGATGAGGCCCATGATACCCTTGTGACCTAGCCCAGCACAGTCGGTCCCTGAGCATGTGCCTGCCCGCAGATGGCTTTGTGCCCCTGGGTGCTGTCCTGCAGTTGCCCCAGTTCCGCAGTTTCTCAGCTGAAGATGTGCAGCGTGTGGTGAACACCAATGAGAAGCAGCGATTCGCCCTGCAGCCCGGGGACCCCAGCACTGGCCCTCTCATCCGGGCCAATCAGGGCCACTCCTTGCAGGTGTGTGGCCTTGGGGCAGGTGGGAGTGCCAGGTGAGCCTCCTGTCCGGAGGGTGGATGGATTTCTCTGCTGCCCATTCACCTCCTCCCAGGTACCCGAGTTGGAACTGATGGCCCTGGATGTGCCACAGGCCCTGCCCGCCGTGTTGGTCCATGGCACATTCTGGAAGCACTGGCCATCCATCCTTCTCAAGGGCCTGTCCTGCCAGGGAAGGACACACATCCACCTGGCCCCAGGACTACCTGGGGATCCCGGTGTCATCAGTGGTCAGTGCCttacacccacccccaccccaacctagCAATTCCCACCCACTCTGTCCTCTCAGATCCCTCTCCAAGGGTCACAGCTTCCATTGTCCAAggccaccccatgccctgcatgcAGCAGCAATCCCCCAGTGAGCCTAGGACACCAGACTGTTGGAGGTACCCCAGGCCCCAGTGCTGGTTGTCTTTGCAGGCATGAGGCTGAATTGCCAAGTGGCTGTGTTCATTGACGGACCCAAGGCCCTTGCAGGTGAGTCTGGACGAATAGGGACCACCCTAAGCCTTCAGGAAGGGCCTGCATCACATCCCTGCCTCTCATTTTCAGATGGAATCCCCTTTTTCTGCTCTGCCAATGGGGTGATCCTGACTCCAGGGAATGCTGATGGCTTCCTGCCTCCCAAGTACTTCAAGAAGGCCTTGCAGCTACGTCCTACCCGTGAGgacctgccctccccctccccccaatttGTTGTGCTTGAAGCCTGTGTCCTTTGGCCCTCACCTCTAttcccagcccccagcctcctggcccagccccaggctgACTTCAGTCTCCTTCTCTAATCAATTCTTATTTCTATCTCAGGAAAAACCCTCTCCCTGGCTGGTGTTGAAGAGACAGAGTGTGGCAGTGGCTCCAAGCACGGTCCCAGAGGAAGAGGGATGGTccagcaataaaatatttataaaaaaagaactaataaaaaaacaaaaacagaaatgaagctCCAGTTTGAAACCACGGATCATGATACCCATAGCTACATCTGATCTTCTTTGTGGGCTCAGGAGTTTCAGACAGATTGGGAGCCTTGGTCTTGGCCCCTTGGTGGTGGCCGTCTCCAGCCCAGTGAGGCCCCTGGGCTGCACAAATCCAGTGACAGCGGGTGAGCGTGTCCAGCTCAGTGCACGTCTGGAGGGGGCGTGTGGGCAGTGAGTCCCAGTGGGTGCGCGGGTGGCTGTGGCAGGAGGTGAAcagggcgggggcaggggggcgACCCTCAGAAGGCCTCGTGGCCCCCGGTGAGCTGCAGGAAGAGGTCCTCATCCAGCTCCTCCCCGCGGGACCGCTCCCGCGTGGACAGGAATATGTAGCCGCCGATGTACTCGTGTACAATGCGGCAGCTGGCAGACACACAGGAGAAGGCCACGTTGATGTGCTCGTCGAACTCGATGGCCACCTGCAGGGCGGGGCCGACAGAGGGGCTGGAAAGGGTGGCAGCAGGGGGCAGCCCCCACTCTGCCCTGGCTGGGCctggccccacccctgccccgccCCGTCTCAGTCCCGACGGGCACTGgctccgcccccgccccgccccttcTCAGCCCTGGCTGACACTGGCCCCGCCCATCCGGCCCCGCCCTGGCCCCACCTGCCGGATGTCCCAGTTGACATTCCACTGGCGCATGTTGCTGAAGCG
This region of Tamandua tetradactyla isolate mTamTet1 chromosome 9, mTamTet1.pri, whole genome shotgun sequence genomic DNA includes:
- the NUDT22 gene encoding uridine diphosphate glucose pyrophosphatase NUDT22 isoform X2; the protein is MDPEVSLLLQCPQGGLPEEQVRAELSPAFDRHPLPGGDKDIAAIWEARLQAQPWLFDAPKFRLHSATLAPIDSPGPQLLLCLGLTSYREFLGTNWANSAAWLRQQGAADWGDRQAYLADPLGVGAALATADGFLVFLRRSRQVAEAPGLVDVPGGHPEPQALCAGDRPRHDNLPGELVVQELFSSVLQEICDEVQSDFRAGEKALLEWGTRGPRVHRHHLCGDREPVEAAGDPGLGRTLPLSQRRGPPLQPGPGRTCLSRPTIPSPVTTALKTIKDFILGFCWCLQLPRDTGAHWE
- the NUDT22 gene encoding uridine diphosphate glucose pyrophosphatase NUDT22 isoform X1, whose translation is MDPEVSLLLQCPQGGLPEEQVRAELSPAFDRHPLPGGDKDIAAIWEARLQAQPWLFDAPKFRLHSATLAPIDSPGPQLLLCLGLTSYREFLGTNWANSAAWLRQQGAADWGDRQAYLADPLGVGAALATADGFLVFLRRSRQVAEAPGLVDVPGGHPEPQALCAGDRPRHDNLPGELVVQELFSSVLQEICDEVNLPLPTLSRPLLLGIACNETSAGRASAEFFIQCSLTSEQVRKHYLNGGPEAHESTDIIFVETESLWRLQETQGWAELCPSAKGAVLLYNRVQGGPASVAPRSPAQSPRL
- the DNAJC4 gene encoding dnaJ homolog subfamily C member 4 isoform X2 produces the protein MPPLRPLHLCRLWPRGPPSRLLGEAAGQRSGPTNYYELLGVHPGASAEEVKRAFFTKSKELHPDRDPRNPALHSRFVELNEAYRVLSREQSRHSYDHQLRWASPPKSPGTTAHPRPASHTHSSWEPPNAHYWAQFHGVRPQGPESRQQQHKHNQRVLGYCLLLMLAGMGLHYAAFRKLEQMHRNFMDEKDRVITAIYNDSRAQARAKRAKLQQERQQRRQQSPTPPPRPPQDPGIVSPGASP
- the DNAJC4 gene encoding dnaJ homolog subfamily C member 4 isoform X1 — encoded protein: MPPLRPLHLCRLWPRGPPSRLLGEAAGQRSGPTNYYELLGVHPGASAEEVKRAFFTKSKELHPDRDPRNPALHSRFVELNEAYRVLSREQSRHSYDHQLRWASPPKSPGTTAHPRPASHTHSSSWEPPNAHYWAQFHGVRPQGPESRQQQHKHNQRVLGYCLLLMLAGMGLHYAAFRKLEQMHRNFMDEKDRVITAIYNDSRAQARAKRAKLQQERQQRRQQSPTPPPRPPQDPGIVSPGASP
- the VEGFB gene encoding vascular endothelial growth factor B isoform X1 — its product is MSPLLRRLLLAALLQLAPAQAPDGQPEIPSHQKKVVSWIDVYARATCQPREVVVPLTVELMGTVAKQLVPSCVTVHRCGGCCPDDGLECVPTGQHQVRMQILMIRYPSSQLGEMSLEEHNQCECRPKKKENAAKPDRASTPHHRPQPRSVPGWDSVPGAPSPVDITHPTPASGPSAHAAPSAASALTPGPAAAAADAAASSVAKGGA
- the VEGFB gene encoding vascular endothelial growth factor B isoform X2 translates to MSPLLRRLLLAALLQLAPAQAPDGQPEIPSHQKKVVSWIDVYARATCQPREVVVPLTVELMGTVAKQLVPSCVTVHRCGGCCPDDGLECVPTGQHQVRMQILMIRYPSSQLGEMSLEEHNQCECRPKKKENAAKPDSLRPLCPRCSQRRQRPDPRTCRCRCRRRSFLRCQGRGLELNPDTCRCRKLRR